One genomic segment of Arthrobacter sp. JZ12 includes these proteins:
- a CDS encoding nucleoid-associated protein has protein sequence MNDYSGLELGPVLIHQIRRTATADGPKFEASLTDEPVDFESEDRAFLTRRFQEALLRRATPVTEIGDNEDSVAPKLIREHWLNADIVALSKGLTHALVEVQTGVSRPGVLVVADATNNGEETLLIAKVEHQEAMRAEPQTNEAGNQYVRIERIRDLVFGEQTKIYKIAALPKTTDALSPLTGDLADSQNGQGVAGYFLRGFLGLRLADEPEVLTEAFLKGMTKAINESGMAPEDKMDAQTALSLELQSNATSLNPTSFIQKHIPFTHQGEVSRIAPTTGTPMTSFPKNTTRVNARLNRIRIDLSQGVYLVAPPDLIGRDKVVRVERVESETSTKDEVLIKITGASLGNVSSNGTR, from the coding sequence ATGAACGATTACTCGGGCCTTGAACTCGGACCTGTGCTGATCCATCAAATTCGCAGAACTGCTACAGCCGACGGACCTAAGTTCGAGGCAAGTCTCACTGATGAGCCTGTGGACTTCGAATCAGAGGACCGCGCCTTTCTTACCAGACGCTTCCAGGAGGCGCTGCTCCGCCGAGCAACCCCCGTTACCGAGATTGGCGACAACGAGGACTCTGTTGCTCCCAAGCTGATTCGCGAACACTGGCTAAACGCCGACATCGTCGCCCTCAGCAAAGGGCTGACTCATGCTCTTGTCGAAGTGCAAACAGGAGTATCAAGGCCGGGCGTTCTCGTGGTGGCAGACGCAACCAATAATGGCGAGGAAACGCTGTTGATTGCCAAGGTAGAGCATCAGGAGGCTATGCGTGCCGAGCCGCAGACGAATGAGGCTGGGAATCAGTACGTACGTATCGAGCGAATACGAGATCTCGTATTCGGCGAACAGACGAAAATCTATAAAATCGCCGCCCTGCCAAAAACCACCGACGCGCTTTCTCCCTTGACAGGCGATCTTGCCGACTCTCAGAACGGTCAAGGAGTTGCTGGTTACTTTTTGCGCGGTTTCTTGGGGCTAAGGCTCGCTGATGAGCCGGAAGTCCTCACCGAAGCATTTTTGAAGGGGATGACGAAGGCCATCAATGAAAGCGGGATGGCGCCTGAGGACAAGATGGACGCACAAACAGCGCTTTCGCTAGAACTTCAGAGTAATGCGACGAGTTTGAACCCCACCTCTTTCATTCAGAAGCACATTCCCTTCACACATCAAGGGGAGGTCAGCCGAATCGCCCCCACCACCGGCACACCCATGACTTCATTCCCGAAGAATACGACTCGGGTGAACGCCCGTCTCAACAGAATACGCATCGATCTTAGCCAGGGTGTTTATCTTGTTGCTCCGCCTGACTTGATTGGAAGGGACAAAGTAGTACGGGTGGAACGCGTCGAATCTGAAACATCGACTAAAGACGAGGTACTGATCAAGATCACCGGAGCCTCCCTTGGGAACGTTTCAAGCAATGGCACCCGATAA
- a CDS encoding TadE family protein produces MRKSSSRKRKGGSPGNDRGAATVDFALIGGLLTVILMAIVQLTLVLHVRNTLIDAASSGARYGTLADRSPVDAAARTRSLISGAISETYAQDISVTQADRGGIAVLEVTVRAPVPVIGLIGPTGVMEVSGRAALPS; encoded by the coding sequence GTGCGCAAATCCTCAAGCCGCAAGCGGAAGGGCGGATCACCGGGTAATGACCGTGGAGCGGCTACCGTCGATTTCGCCCTGATCGGCGGCCTGCTGACGGTCATCCTCATGGCTATTGTGCAGTTGACCCTGGTGCTGCACGTACGGAACACCCTGATCGACGCCGCATCCTCGGGAGCCCGTTACGGAACCCTCGCTGACCGCTCACCGGTTGATGCCGCCGCCAGGACCCGATCCCTCATCTCCGGTGCAATCAGCGAGACGTATGCGCAGGACATTTCTGTAACCCAGGCGGATCGAGGTGGGATCGCCGTCCTCGAAGTCACCGTGAGGGCGCCGGTGCCCGTCATCGGGCTCATTGGTCCTACCGGAGTCATGGAGGTGAGTGGGCGTGCGGCCTTGCCTTCGTGA